One genomic segment of Vespa velutina chromosome 10, iVesVel2.1, whole genome shotgun sequence includes these proteins:
- the LOC124952453 gene encoding uncharacterized protein LOC124952453, with amino-acid sequence MNQSDPIGNSEKKYQFVSSRNSKHKLKKVLSNSSYILSATDNERLDNENINKSQRPKIVSNPGTSSADTNKTNTGTSFSGRRLWVNNSKILERSSNVPIHVNNTIEEESEFISIVTKQLYLAESQMHKMQNLLSKAEERLHDKDQEIERFKRKVKDLEIKCKNQETLTKKEHQQRNNQIDNSEYLYKRCLILEHKIFEMEKFLADYGLIWVGDNGTSTLNTEYAINFSNFIESCYEQLIANIDRLNIAAGKGEVHVHHNEKGSGASFKTLPCISLKFFKNGMIVQDSPLRLYNDPKTTSFIRDILDGYFPSELQEAYPNGVPFKVEDHRSEVYTNDVNVFPGQGHRLGKQTSKDGSIRFRNSKILSNSSRQCSPRIKESPCNIEFASSFAARSLKSKNSSDSQSIDILSLRSQILASHNNVCSDSHLQSHINAELVLSSRKEKRDLATKNIEYDLLVRERNSKLRNVSRFPSSGRSYQHYCNDRLSSKLSPIRLEKINDRSRARSRSASISNRRFSRSNVSKSKSLSEDEGKISGKPSVESPRNPRISKSATHASKPAPPILHQINEPSGKSGELRLKVRSLNGGTIYLVHLSADDFIAKLYELLNEALPATWHKGYKILVSGYSPKRLEELGSSLRESGITRDSVLHLVKDG; translated from the exons ATGAATCAATCGGACCCAATAGGAAAttcagaaaagaaatatcaattcGTTTCTTCGCGTAACAGCAAACACaa attaaaaaaagtattatctaACTCTTCTTACATATTGAGTGCTACTGACAATGAAAGattagataatgaaaatatcaataaatcgCAGAGACCAAAAATCGTTTCTAATCCTGGTACATCATCGGCAGATACGAATAAAACG AATACAGGGACAAGTTTTAGCGGTAGAAGATTATGGGTGAATAACAGTAAAATTCTTGAAAGATCCTCGAATGTTCCCATACATGTAAATAACACTATTGAAGAAG AAAGCGAATTCATAAGTATAGTGACGAAACAATTGTACCTGGCCGAGTCACAGATGCACAAGATGCAGAATCTTCTATCTAAGGCGGAGGAAAGATTGCATGACAAAGATCAGGAAATCGAAAGATTTAAACGGAAG GTGAAGGACTTGGAGATCAAATGCAAAAATCAAGAAACCCTTACGAAGAAGGAACACCAACAACGAAATAATCAAATTGACAATTCGGAGTACCTTTACAAACGATGTCTTATACTCGAGCATAAAATCTTTGAGATGGAG AAATTCTTAGCCGATTACGGATTGATCTGGGTCGGAGATAATGGCACCTCAACATTAAATACAGAATACGCCATTAA TTTCAGTAATTTTATTGAGTCTTGTTACGAACAACTTATCGCAAACATCGATCGGTTAAACATAGCCGCAGGAAAGGGAGAGGTCCACGTGCATCATAACGAAAAAGGTAGTGGAGCAAGTTTCAAG acaCTGCCTTGTATAtccttaaaatttttcaagaatgGAATGATAGTACAAGATAGTCCTTTGCGTCTTTACAATGATCCAAAAACAACTTCCTTCATACGTGATATCCTCGATGGTTATTTCCCATCTGAATTACAAGAAGCCTATCCAAATGGAGTGCCtttcaaa GTCGAAGATCATAGATCGGAAGTATACACAAACGATGTTAATGTTTTTCCTGGCCAGGGTCATCGATTAGGAAAGCAAACATCTAAAGACGGATCGATTCGTTTTCGTAATTCGAAAATTTTGTCAAATTCTTCTCGTCAATGCAGTccaagaataaaagagagtcCTTGCAACATTGAGTTTGCTTCATCTTTCGCTGCAAG ATCACTGAAATCAAAAAATTCTTCAGATTCACAATCTATCGATATTCTTTCCTTAAGATCTCAAATTTTAGCCTCACACAATAACGTCTGTTCGGATTCTCATCTTCAATCTCACATTAATGCTGAGTTAGTTTTGAGCAGTCgtaaagagaaa CGAGATCTTGCTACAAAGAATATCGAGTATGATCTATTGGTAAGAGAAAGGAATTCTAAACTCAGAAATGTTTCAAGATTTCCAAGTAGCGGACGAAGTTATCAACATTATTGTAACGATAGATTATCGTCAAAGTTATCACCAAT TCGTTTAGAGAAGATCAACGATCGATCGCGAGCTCGATCAAGATCGGCAAGTATATCAAATCGTCGATTTAGCAGATCGAATGTTTCTAAATCAAAATCATTATCCGAAGACGAAGGTAAAATTTCTGGTAAACCTTCGGTAGAATCACCGAGAAATCCTCGAATTTCTAAATCAGCAACACATGCTAGCAAACCAGCt CCTCCTATCTTACATCAAATCAACGAGCCCAGTGGAAAGTCCGGAGAGCTTCGTTTGAAGGTGAGGTCATTGAATGGCGGCACTATTTATCTCGTTCACTTATCTGCAGACGATTTCATCGCTAAACTTTACGAACTATTGAATGAGGCTTTACCTGCAACTTGGCACAAAGGATACAAGATTCTCGTTAGTGG ATATTCGCCAAAACGATTAGAAGAATTAGGATCGTCCTTGAGAGAAAGTGGTATTACACGGGACAGCGTGCTTCATTTGGTAAAAGATGGATGA